One Streptomyces fagopyri DNA window includes the following coding sequences:
- a CDS encoding LpqB family beta-propeller domain-containing protein has translation MGADREGSGRLRPVRVGVYLGCGALLLTGCASMPDSGDLQGVESTPRQDSQVRVFALPPREDARPSEIVQGFLEALTSDDAQYKTALKYLTTAARKSWDPFGSTTVLTDGPDAKSEQSVNSQDDDGSYAYVLTGTKVATVNDQHAYTPDSAAYRATVHLTRQKDTKQWRIDGLPQGVVMGNSDFQRNYVSVNKYYFASNAPSGPGGQPGTVADPVYVREKVDPMTEMVRALLKGPTRWLDPVVTSSFPSGTDLKAGVTSLSPDDRNKVTVPLNHRADHVGEAQCDKMAAQLLLTFRDLTPTGVDEVELQRSNGSQLCDLGEDRAEIVASRGTPEHPGYEYFIDGKQRLVRLSSRNGDKEPDPVPGALGEGGRKLRAAAVSRDENSAAGVSADGSSLYVGSLVSGASLGDAVLRSQGKTAQDRLTTPSWDGRGDLWVADRDPANPRLLLLEKGAGQPLQVSTPALDGRVQAVRVAADGVRIALIVEKNGKSSLQIGRIDRDVKAGERPSVSVSELHSVAPQLEEVTAMSWAGDSRLVVVGRESEGVLQMRYVQVDGSTPVGAAPSALTGVKEIAASEDERLPLVAHSEEDGIVRLSSGEQWQKVVKNGTAPVYPG, from the coding sequence GTGGGCGCTGACCGGGAGGGGAGCGGCCGGCTGCGTCCCGTACGCGTGGGGGTGTACCTCGGCTGCGGCGCGCTGCTGCTGACCGGGTGCGCGTCGATGCCCGACAGCGGGGATCTGCAGGGCGTCGAGTCCACGCCGCGGCAGGACTCGCAGGTCCGCGTCTTCGCGCTGCCGCCGCGCGAGGACGCCCGGCCCTCCGAGATCGTGCAGGGGTTCCTGGAGGCACTGACCAGTGACGACGCGCAGTACAAGACGGCGCTCAAGTATCTGACGACGGCCGCCCGCAAGAGCTGGGACCCCTTCGGGTCCACGACCGTCCTCACCGACGGGCCCGACGCCAAGTCGGAGCAGTCGGTGAACTCCCAGGACGACGACGGCAGCTACGCGTACGTGCTGACCGGGACGAAGGTCGCCACGGTCAACGACCAGCACGCGTACACGCCGGACTCGGCCGCCTACCGCGCGACGGTGCACCTCACCCGGCAGAAGGACACCAAGCAGTGGCGCATCGACGGGCTGCCGCAGGGCGTGGTGATGGGCAACTCCGACTTCCAACGCAACTACGTGTCCGTCAACAAGTACTACTTCGCCTCGAACGCGCCCTCCGGGCCGGGCGGACAGCCGGGGACCGTCGCCGATCCGGTCTACGTGCGGGAGAAGGTGGACCCGATGACCGAGATGGTCCGGGCGCTGCTGAAGGGGCCCACCCGCTGGCTCGATCCGGTGGTGACGTCGAGCTTCCCGTCCGGCACGGACCTGAAGGCGGGCGTCACCTCGCTGTCGCCCGACGACCGCAACAAGGTGACGGTCCCGCTGAACCACAGGGCCGACCACGTCGGTGAGGCCCAGTGCGACAAGATGGCGGCCCAGCTCCTGCTCACCTTCCGGGACCTGACGCCCACGGGCGTCGACGAGGTGGAGCTCCAGCGGTCGAACGGTTCGCAGCTGTGCGATCTCGGCGAGGACCGCGCCGAGATCGTCGCCTCGCGCGGTACACCCGAACACCCCGGCTACGAGTACTTCATCGACGGGAAGCAGCGGCTCGTACGGCTGTCCAGCCGCAACGGCGACAAGGAGCCCGACCCGGTGCCCGGCGCGCTGGGCGAGGGCGGCAGGAAACTGCGGGCCGCCGCGGTGTCGCGGGACGAGAACAGCGCGGCCGGCGTGTCGGCCGACGGGAGTTCGCTGTACGTCGGCTCGCTGGTGTCGGGCGCCTCGCTCGGGGACGCGGTGCTGCGAAGCCAGGGCAAGACGGCCCAGGACCGGCTGACGACGCCCAGTTGGGACGGGCGGGGCGACCTGTGGGTGGCCGACCGCGATCCCGCGAACCCCCGGTTGCTGCTGCTGGAGAAGGGCGCGGGCCAGCCGTTGCAGGTGTCGACGCCGGCACTCGACGGGCGTGTCCAGGCGGTGCGGGTGGCGGCCGACGGGGTACGGATCGCGCTGATCGTCGAGAAGAACGGCAAGAGTTCCCTGCAGATCGGACGTATCGACCGGGACGTCAAGGCCGGGGAGCGGCCCAGCGTCTCGGTCAGTGAACTGCACTCGGTCGCACCGCAGCTGGAGGAGGTCACGGCCATGTCGTGGGCCGGGGACAGCCGGCTCGTGGTCGTCGGGCGGGAGTCCGAGGGGGTGCTGCAGATGCGGTACGTCCAGGTCGACGGCTCCACACCGGTGGGCGCGGCGCCCTCCGCGCTGACGGGGGTGAAGGAGATCGCCGCGTCCGAGGACGAGAGGCTGCCGCTGGTGGCGCACTCGGAGGAGGACGGGATCGTGCGGCTGTCGTCCGGCGAGCAGTGGCAGAAGGTCGTCAAGAACGGCACGGCGCCGGTGTACCCCGGGTAG
- the mtrB gene encoding MtrAB system histidine kinase MtrB, translating into MSRDSAASAPGQPGIRAERPVGRNMTGSGWERLMAGGLLQGGVKGSPILRLLMRWVRRPLLPVMRLWRRNIQLRIVVTTLLMSLGVVLLLGFVVIGQVRNGLLDAKVKASQSQATGGFSVAKQKADATATANGDAGSGTDDRLSKNVSQWMTDLVVSLSSGGQGAFDVVTLSSGAPGSGGAGLGPRSSGDVDPTLSVPENLRTRVDSSTLAAQSYTRVVYKDGTQSQPALVVGKQVNDPNGDPYQLYYLFPLTQEEKSLSLVKGTLATAGLFVVVLLGAIAWLVVRQVVTPVRMAAGIAERLSAGHLQERMKVTGEDDIARLGEAFNKMAQNLQLKIQQLEDLSRMQRRFVSDVSHELRTPLTTVRMAADVIHDARVDFDPMTARSAELLADQLDRFETLLADLLEISRFDAGAAALEADAIDLREVVRRVVSGAEPLAERKGSPIRIVGDAQPVIAEADARRVERVLRNLVVNAVEHGDGREVVVKLAAAGGAVAIAVRDYGVGLKPGEATRVFSRFWRADPARARTTGGTGLGLSIALEDARLHGGWLQAWGEPGGGSQFRLTLPRTADEPLRGSPIPLEPKDSRRNRGLSEAGLPSGGGGKLATVPAQSTGGHAPPPMPPRTSMESRMAGVSPTADPTALPGNGARVVPRPAGAVRRPDTPAAGGERTAEDRGEHEELGQGETRGR; encoded by the coding sequence GTGTCCAGGGACAGTGCCGCTTCGGCGCCCGGACAGCCGGGGATCCGCGCGGAGCGGCCTGTCGGCCGGAACATGACGGGCTCCGGCTGGGAGCGGCTCATGGCGGGCGGGCTGCTCCAGGGCGGAGTCAAGGGCAGCCCGATCCTCCGGCTGCTCATGCGCTGGGTGCGCCGTCCGCTGCTGCCGGTGATGCGGCTGTGGCGGCGCAACATCCAGCTCAGGATCGTCGTCACGACGCTCCTGATGTCCCTGGGCGTCGTCCTGCTGCTCGGCTTCGTCGTGATCGGGCAGGTGCGCAACGGTCTGCTGGACGCCAAGGTGAAGGCGTCACAGAGCCAGGCGACCGGCGGTTTCTCGGTGGCCAAGCAGAAGGCGGACGCGACCGCCACGGCCAACGGTGACGCCGGGTCCGGCACGGACGACCGTCTGTCCAAGAACGTCAGCCAGTGGATGACCGACCTCGTGGTGTCCCTCTCCAGCGGTGGCCAGGGCGCCTTCGACGTGGTGACGCTCAGTTCGGGCGCGCCCGGTTCCGGTGGCGCCGGGCTCGGGCCGCGCTCCTCGGGCGACGTCGATCCGACGCTGAGCGTGCCGGAGAACCTGCGGACCCGCGTCGACAGCAGCACGCTGGCGGCCCAGAGCTACACCCGTGTCGTCTACAAGGACGGCACGCAGTCGCAGCCCGCGCTGGTCGTCGGCAAGCAGGTCAACGACCCCAACGGAGACCCGTACCAGCTGTACTACCTCTTCCCGCTGACGCAGGAGGAGAAGTCGCTGAGCCTGGTCAAGGGCACGCTCGCGACGGCCGGGCTGTTCGTCGTGGTGCTGCTGGGGGCCATCGCCTGGCTCGTGGTGCGCCAGGTCGTCACGCCGGTGCGGATGGCGGCGGGTATCGCCGAGCGGCTGTCCGCCGGGCATCTGCAGGAGCGGATGAAGGTCACCGGCGAGGACGACATCGCGCGGCTCGGCGAGGCCTTCAACAAGATGGCGCAGAACCTCCAGCTGAAGATCCAGCAGCTGGAGGACCTGTCGCGGATGCAGCGCCGCTTCGTGTCGGACGTGTCGCACGAGCTGCGTACGCCGCTGACGACCGTCCGGATGGCGGCCGACGTCATCCACGACGCGCGCGTGGACTTCGATCCGATGACCGCCAGGTCGGCCGAACTGCTCGCCGATCAGCTGGACCGGTTCGAGACGCTGCTCGCGGACCTGCTGGAGATCAGCCGGTTCGACGCGGGCGCGGCGGCGCTGGAGGCCGACGCGATCGACCTCAGGGAGGTCGTACGCCGGGTGGTCAGCGGCGCCGAGCCGCTCGCCGAGCGCAAGGGTTCCCCGATACGCATCGTCGGCGACGCGCAGCCCGTGATCGCCGAGGCGGACGCCCGCCGGGTGGAGCGGGTGCTGCGCAATCTCGTCGTCAACGCCGTGGAGCACGGCGACGGCAGGGAGGTCGTGGTCAAGCTGGCCGCGGCGGGCGGAGCGGTCGCCATCGCGGTGCGTGACTACGGCGTGGGGCTCAAGCCCGGCGAGGCGACCCGGGTCTTCAGCCGCTTCTGGCGCGCGGACCCGGCCCGCGCGCGGACCACCGGCGGCACCGGACTCGGGCTGTCGATCGCCCTGGAGGACGCCCGTCTGCACGGCGGATGGCTCCAGGCGTGGGGTGAGCCGGGCGGTGGTTCGCAGTTCCGGCTGACGCTGCCGCGGACCGCGGACGAACCGCTGCGGGGGTCCCCGATACCCCTGGAGCCCAAGGACTCACGGCGTAACCGCGGACTCAGCGAGGCGGGACTGCCGTCCGGCGGTGGCGGCAAGCTCGCCACGGTGCCGGCGCAGTCCACGGGCGGTCACGCGCCGCCGCCGATGCCGCCGCGCACATCCATGGAGTCGCGGATGGCCGGGGTGTCGCCCACGGCGGACCCGACGGCGCTGCCGGGCAACGGCGCGCGCGTGGTGCCGCGGCCGGCCGGGGCCGTTCGGCGGCCGGACACACCCGCGGCGGGTGGGGAGCGGACCGCGGAAGACCGCGGCGAGCACGAGGAGCTCGGACAAGGGGAGACACGTGGGCGCTGA
- the mtrA gene encoding two-component system response regulator MtrA — MMSFMKGRVLVVDDDTALAEMLGIVLRGEGFEPSFVADGDKALAAFRETKPDLVLLDLMLPGRDGIEVCRLIRAESGVPIVMLTAKSDTVDVVVGLESGADDYIVKPFKPKELVARIRARLRRSEEPAPEQLAIGDLVIDVAGHSVKRDGQSIALTPLEFDLLVALARKPWQVFTREVLLEQVWGYRHAADTRLVNVHVQRLRSKVEKDPERPEIVVTVRGVGYKAGPS, encoded by the coding sequence ATGATGTCGTTTATGAAGGGACGAGTCCTTGTCGTCGATGACGACACCGCACTGGCCGAGATGCTCGGCATCGTGTTGCGTGGTGAAGGTTTTGAGCCGTCTTTCGTAGCCGACGGCGACAAGGCGCTGGCCGCTTTCCGTGAGACCAAGCCCGATCTGGTGCTTCTGGACCTGATGCTTCCCGGCCGGGACGGCATCGAGGTGTGCCGCCTGATCAGGGCGGAGTCCGGGGTACCGATCGTGATGCTCACGGCGAAGAGCGACACCGTCGATGTCGTGGTGGGCCTCGAGTCGGGTGCCGACGACTACATCGTGAAGCCGTTCAAGCCGAAGGAACTGGTGGCACGGATCAGGGCGCGGCTGCGCCGTTCCGAGGAGCCGGCGCCGGAGCAGCTGGCCATCGGCGACCTCGTGATCGACGTCGCCGGTCACTCCGTGAAGCGGGACGGGCAGTCGATCGCGCTGACGCCGCTGGAGTTCGACCTCCTGGTGGCGCTGGCGCGCAAGCCCTGGCAGGTGTTCACGCGTGAGGTGCTCCTGGAGCAGGTGTGGGGTTACCGGCACGCGGCGGACACCCGGCTGGTGAACGTCCACGTCCAGCGGCTGCGCTCCAAGGTCGAGAAGGACCCGGAGCGGCCGGAGATCGTGGTGACCGTCCGAGGCGTCGGTTACAAGGCGGGACCGAGCTGA
- the mtnA gene encoding S-methyl-5-thioribose-1-phosphate isomerase: MADQYAQSREHDRPMEIPAIRWEEPPEGPVVVLLDQTRLPAEEVELVCTDASTLVEAIRTLAVRGAPVLGIAGAYGVALAAVRGFDVEDAARALAGARPTAVNLAVGVRRAQAAYRGALSDGGDQRAAGEAALAAARALHGEDARASARMAVHGLALLDELLPGGGHRILTHCNTGALVSGGEGTAFAVALAAHRVGQLRRLWVDETRPLLQGARLTAYEAARNGMAYTLLTDNAAGSLFAAGEVDAVLVGADRIAADGSVANKVGSYPLAVLARYHHVPFIVVAPVTTVDPDTPDGASIEVEQRPGHEVTELTAPQVPVVGMEAGGGIPVAPLGTQAYNPAFDVTPPELVTAIVTEEGVVSPVTAEALAELCDRSRQVTIQPMG, translated from the coding sequence ATGGCTGATCAGTACGCTCAATCTCGCGAGCACGACAGGCCGATGGAGATACCGGCGATCCGCTGGGAGGAACCGCCTGAAGGGCCCGTAGTGGTCCTTCTCGACCAGACGCGGCTGCCGGCCGAGGAAGTCGAGTTGGTGTGCACGGATGCCTCGACGCTGGTGGAGGCGATCCGCACGCTGGCCGTGCGCGGTGCGCCGGTGCTCGGCATCGCGGGGGCGTACGGTGTCGCGCTCGCCGCCGTGCGCGGCTTCGACGTCGAGGACGCCGCGCGTGCGCTGGCCGGGGCACGGCCGACGGCGGTGAACCTCGCCGTGGGTGTGCGCCGGGCGCAGGCGGCGTATCGGGGGGCGCTCTCGGACGGTGGTGATCAGCGGGCGGCCGGGGAGGCGGCGCTCGCGGCGGCGCGGGCGCTGCACGGGGAGGACGCCCGGGCCAGTGCCCGGATGGCCGTGCACGGGCTGGCGCTGCTGGACGAGCTGCTGCCGGGCGGTGGCCACCGGATCCTGACCCACTGCAACACCGGGGCGCTGGTGTCCGGAGGGGAGGGCACGGCTTTCGCGGTGGCCCTCGCGGCGCATCGGGTGGGGCAGTTGCGGCGGCTGTGGGTGGATGAGACGCGTCCGCTGCTGCAGGGTGCCCGCCTCACGGCTTACGAAGCGGCGCGCAACGGAATGGCGTACACCCTGCTCACGGACAACGCGGCGGGATCGCTGTTCGCGGCGGGTGAGGTGGACGCGGTGCTCGTCGGGGCCGATCGGATCGCCGCCGACGGTTCGGTGGCGAACAAGGTGGGGAGCTACCCGCTCGCGGTGCTGGCCCGCTATCACCATGTGCCGTTCATCGTGGTGGCGCCGGTGACGACGGTGGATCCGGACACCCCGGACGGAGCGTCCATCGAGGTCGAGCAGCGCCCCGGTCATGAGGTGACCGAGCTCACGGCGCCGCAGGTGCCGGTGGTGGGGATGGAAGCGGGGGGCGGGATACCGGTGGCACCCCTGGGGACCCAGGCGTACAACCCGGCATTCGACGTGACGCCGCCCGAGTTGGTGACGGCGATCGTGACCGAGGAGGGCGTTGTCTCGCCCGTGACGGCTGAGGCGCTGGCCGAGCTGTGTGACAGGTCGCGGCAGGTGACCATTCAGCCGATGGGATGA